A region from the Thermanaeromonas toyohensis ToBE genome encodes:
- a CDS encoding GGDEF domain-containing protein, which produces MLRATGPETSEEDVPLCVFGLQVLPCEHRSGCVAATLNPNIREIKRLGAHNEEVRVKLASETFYTAYKNYLERYVCEGGTEAVLLEAYRALADSLGENQVQAANILDVHTRAFREVMGVRRDSDSIQWIYIERATEFLAQMLVVVDAFFLQLKDRLEHDGLTGLYSRFALYPVLGSLLKEARRKGKPLVVAMLDLDDFKAINDQFGHQAGDEVLRAAAGIIKKGVRTTDKVIRYGGEEFVIIFPDTDMNNAYTALERIRSQIEAHRFLPDANVRLTVSIGAIEFSGKGAPSANDLIARADEAMYRAKREGKNRVVCEKSKY; this is translated from the coding sequence GTGTTACGGGCGACCGGCCCGGAGACCTCAGAAGAGGACGTACCGTTGTGTGTGTTCGGATTACAAGTGCTTCCGTGTGAGCATAGGTCAGGCTGTGTGGCAGCTACGCTTAACCCAAATATCCGGGAAATTAAACGCCTGGGTGCACATAATGAGGAGGTGCGGGTCAAATTGGCTTCAGAAACCTTTTATACAGCTTACAAGAATTACCTGGAACGGTACGTCTGCGAGGGTGGTACGGAAGCAGTACTGCTGGAAGCTTACCGGGCCCTAGCCGACAGTTTGGGTGAGAACCAGGTGCAGGCAGCAAATATTTTAGATGTACATACCAGGGCCTTCCGGGAAGTAATGGGCGTCAGGCGGGACAGCGATTCCATCCAGTGGATATATATCGAACGTGCTACGGAGTTCCTGGCCCAAATGCTGGTAGTCGTTGATGCGTTTTTCTTGCAGCTCAAAGACCGGCTGGAACACGACGGGCTTACAGGGCTGTATAGCAGGTTTGCTTTGTACCCTGTGTTAGGCTCTCTGCTCAAGGAGGCACGGAGAAAGGGAAAACCTCTAGTAGTGGCCATGCTGGACCTGGACGACTTTAAAGCTATCAACGACCAGTTTGGTCACCAGGCGGGCGATGAAGTGTTACGTGCCGCGGCTGGTATCATTAAAAAAGGAGTGAGAACTACTGACAAGGTAATCCGGTACGGTGGAGAAGAGTTTGTCATCATATTTCCCGATACCGATATGAATAACGCTTATACTGCGTTAGAGCGGATAAGGTCTCAAATAGAAGCGCACCGCTTTTTACCCGATGCCAATGTACGTCTGACTGTGAGTATAGGCGCCATCGAATTCAGCGGCAAAGGGGCTCCTTCGGCGAACGACCTCATAGCCAGGGCTGACGAAGCCATGTACAGGGCGAAAAGGGAAGGGAAAAATAGGGTGGTATGCGAAAAGTCTAAATATTAA
- a CDS encoding diguanylate cyclase domain-containing protein, protein MNPSQQKEDLYHLVDALPEEKTGTARRLLELLLSDSTGIPPEGLVERLHLLERILDCLPDATLAVDRDGRVLVWNRAIEEMTGVKKEEILGRGEYAYAVPFYGTQRPILVDILLGNGKEWEQEYEKVERKGQILIGEGFAPCAYGGKGLHFWTLVAPIHDDKGNLLGAVQCIRDIGDRKKMEEELRRWSTRDALTGLYNRAFFEEELQRLERGRSFPVSLIVCDLDGLKIVNDMLGHERGDELLRRAAKVVTSCVRSSDVVARVGGDEFAIILPETGRKTAEEVARRIIEAAERDSAEHPDLPLSISVGAATAEDNSRPLREVYKEADDAMYMNKLASGRDPRAAVIRAFKAALAEKDFHNTERMKEVACLLGEAVGLTREEIDNLRLLVDVHDIGKLAIPDNILLKPGPLTEEEWEEVQRHPEVGYRIALSSGELARVAPYILQHHERWDGQGYPQGLQGEQIHLLSRILAIADAYDAMTTDKPYRPAVTHEEALEELKRCAGSQFDPHLVEVLVGLLTERQRTRITDRDKNSNSGG, encoded by the coding sequence ATGAATCCAAGCCAGCAGAAAGAAGATCTGTACCACCTGGTGGACGCTCTACCGGAGGAGAAAACCGGGACGGCGAGGAGGCTTCTGGAACTCCTCCTGAGTGATAGCACCGGAATTCCGCCAGAAGGCTTAGTGGAGAGGCTTCATCTTCTCGAAAGAATCCTCGACTGCCTCCCGGATGCCACCCTTGCCGTTGACCGCGACGGAAGGGTGCTAGTGTGGAACCGGGCCATTGAGGAAATGACAGGCGTTAAAAAAGAAGAAATCCTGGGCAGGGGGGAATACGCCTACGCCGTCCCCTTTTACGGGACTCAGAGGCCCATCCTTGTGGATATTTTGCTCGGTAATGGTAAGGAATGGGAACAAGAATATGAAAAGGTGGAGAGGAAGGGCCAGATTCTTATTGGTGAAGGTTTTGCCCCGTGTGCCTATGGCGGAAAAGGGCTTCACTTCTGGACGCTTGTAGCCCCAATTCACGACGACAAGGGGAACCTTTTAGGTGCGGTACAGTGCATCCGCGATATTGGCGACCGCAAGAAGATGGAGGAGGAACTAAGGCGGTGGAGCACGCGGGATGCCCTCACCGGCCTTTACAACCGGGCCTTCTTCGAGGAAGAACTGCAGCGGCTGGAAAGGGGCCGCTCTTTTCCTGTAAGCCTCATTGTTTGCGATCTCGATGGCTTAAAAATAGTCAATGACATGCTGGGGCACGAGCGGGGCGACGAGCTTTTGCGTCGTGCGGCAAAGGTGGTCACAAGCTGTGTCCGGAGTTCTGATGTAGTGGCCCGGGTTGGTGGAGACGAGTTTGCCATAATCCTTCCCGAAACAGGGCGGAAGACGGCTGAAGAAGTGGCCAGGCGTATAATTGAAGCTGCAGAAAGGGATAGTGCGGAGCACCCAGACCTTCCTTTAAGCATCTCTGTGGGTGCAGCAACAGCGGAAGATAATTCCCGGCCCCTCCGTGAAGTCTACAAAGAGGCAGACGATGCGATGTATATGAACAAGCTGGCCAGTGGGAGAGACCCGCGGGCGGCGGTAATCCGCGCCTTTAAAGCAGCCCTGGCGGAGAAGGACTTCCACAACACGGAACGCATGAAAGAGGTTGCCTGCCTGCTGGGAGAAGCGGTGGGGCTTACGCGCGAAGAGATAGATAACCTCAGGCTTTTGGTGGACGTACATGATATCGGGAAGCTCGCAATACCGGACAATATCCTGTTAAAGCCGGGTCCTCTTACAGAAGAAGAGTGGGAAGAAGTCCAGCGGCATCCTGAGGTGGGGTACCGCATTGCCCTCTCTTCCGGGGAGCTGGCTAGAGTAGCTCCTTATATTCTCCAGCACCACGAGCGTTGGGATGGGCAGGGTTACCCCCAGGGCTTGCAGGGAGAGCAGATTCACCTTTTGAGCCGCATCCTGGCTATAGCCGACGCCTATGATGCCATGACGACGGACAAGCCCTACCGCCCTGCCGTGACGCATGAGGAAGCTCTTGAGGAACTGAAGAGGTGCGCAGGGAGCCAGTTTGACCCCCATCTGGTGGAGGTTTTAGTGGGTTTGCTGACGGAGCGACAGCGTACGCGCATAACGGACAGGGATAAGAATTCTAATTCCGGCGGATAA
- a CDS encoding transposase, translated as MGELFGRLERKLYVDTHIRKVSVSELKKRYTRKYGITARQFNSIYNSLSGKLKSVQESLRYLERDLLGRIESVERAIKRKERERESILKSLEKLEPRTEKWQKKIDRLKKVKFTLHQKKRRLRNLRQRLENLRRDIEEGIIRLCFGSRKLFKAQHNLGANGYRDHGEWLKAWRQARSGSFLVVGSKDETCGNQTCTYTKRNTLRIRVADQFEGRFGKYIVLKGVAFPYGQEHLDKAKEPVRLKKGKKEYRAIIYRFMRRKGYWYLHATVERDDPAPATSPWNGAVGIDLNDGFLQVGDVDRFGNPVREFRLPVPMRDRSRGQVAAALGEAVKKAVLYAKAQGKPVAIENLDFAAKKRALRELAPRQRRVLSGLLYKKFRSMVEPCAAREGVGILKPDGKNVDPFATSVIGQLKFMARYGLSPHGAAACVIARRGLGFGLERAGRAPALRLPERKRTARRSYWQRVCTVLKRIDYRDRIGLLYAGGF; from the coding sequence ATGGGGGAACTCTTCGGCCGTTTAGAGAGGAAGCTCTACGTAGATACACACATAAGAAAAGTATCTGTTTCGGAGCTGAAGAAGCGGTATACGCGGAAGTACGGCATTACTGCCCGCCAGTTCAACTCCATATACAACAGCCTCTCCGGGAAATTGAAATCGGTACAGGAGAGCCTGCGCTACTTAGAGCGCGACCTGCTGGGGCGCATAGAGTCCGTCGAGCGGGCCATAAAGAGGAAGGAGAGGGAGCGCGAAAGCATTCTGAAATCCCTGGAGAAGCTGGAACCCCGGACGGAAAAGTGGCAGAAAAAGATTGACAGGCTGAAGAAGGTGAAATTCACTCTCCACCAGAAGAAGCGGCGGCTGAGGAACCTGCGGCAGAGGCTGGAGAACCTGCGGAGAGACATAGAAGAAGGGATAATCCGCCTCTGCTTTGGCTCGCGAAAGCTCTTCAAAGCCCAGCACAACCTGGGAGCCAACGGCTACCGGGACCACGGCGAATGGCTCAAAGCTTGGCGGCAGGCGAGGTCGGGCAGTTTTCTGGTGGTGGGGTCAAAGGATGAGACGTGCGGCAACCAGACCTGCACCTATACGAAGCGCAACACCCTGCGCATCCGGGTAGCGGATCAATTTGAGGGGCGGTTTGGGAAGTACATTGTGCTGAAGGGCGTTGCCTTCCCCTACGGCCAGGAGCACCTGGACAAAGCGAAGGAGCCCGTGCGGTTAAAGAAGGGAAAGAAGGAATACAGGGCCATAATTTACCGCTTTATGCGGCGCAAGGGCTACTGGTACCTACATGCCACTGTGGAGAGGGACGACCCGGCTCCGGCGACCAGCCCGTGGAACGGTGCGGTGGGCATCGACCTGAACGACGGCTTCCTCCAGGTGGGCGACGTTGACCGCTTTGGGAACCCGGTGCGTGAGTTTAGACTCCCTGTCCCGATGAGGGACAGGAGCAGGGGGCAGGTGGCCGCTGCTCTGGGTGAGGCGGTGAAGAAGGCGGTGCTGTATGCGAAGGCGCAGGGTAAGCCGGTGGCGATAGAAAATCTCGACTTTGCGGCGAAGAAGCGCGCGTTAAGGGAGCTTGCTCCCCGGCAGCGGCGGGTGCTCTCGGGTCTTCTCTACAAGAAGTTCCGCTCGATGGTCGAGCCGTGTGCGGCCCGTGAGGGCGTGGGAATATTGAAGCCCGATGGCAAGAACGTTGACCCCTTTGCCACCTCGGTTATTGGACAGTTAAAGTTCATGGCCCGGTATGGGCTGAGCCCGCACGGTGCGGCGGCGTGCGTGATAGCGCGGCGGGGTCTGGGGTTTGGCCTGGAGAGGGCGGGGAGGGCGCCTGCTTTAAGGCTTCCCGAGAGGAAGAGGACGGCGAGGAGGAGCTACTGGCAGCGGGTCT
- a CDS encoding IS607 family transposase produces MEKLYSLHEASRILGVCTKTLQRWDKAGKIKVVRTPGGRRRIPESEVRRLTGDTELRTSPSRVLVIYARVSSHEQKAKGDLDRQVERVRSKFDLRLFDEIKVITDVSSGLNDRRKGLMRVMDLAREGKITDVAVSYRDRLTRFGFNYLRAYFESHGVKVHVVSGEEDRKTARQELVEDLLSIVTSFAGRLYGTRSKRKEEVIQRVREVISSAGDIPDAD; encoded by the coding sequence ATGGAGAAACTTTACTCCTTACACGAGGCAAGCAGGATTCTGGGGGTATGCACGAAAACGTTACAGCGCTGGGACAAAGCGGGTAAGATAAAGGTGGTCAGGACACCTGGTGGCAGGAGGAGAATTCCCGAGTCGGAGGTGAGAAGACTAACTGGGGACACGGAATTGCGCACTTCGCCCTCCCGGGTGTTAGTTATCTACGCCCGCGTGTCGTCCCATGAGCAGAAGGCGAAGGGTGACCTGGACAGGCAGGTAGAGCGGGTAAGGTCCAAATTCGACCTGAGACTGTTTGATGAGATAAAAGTAATAACTGACGTGTCGTCGGGACTGAACGACAGGCGGAAGGGCCTGATGAGGGTGATGGACCTGGCCAGGGAAGGCAAGATTACCGATGTAGCCGTCAGCTACCGGGACAGGCTGACCCGGTTCGGGTTTAACTACCTCAGGGCGTATTTTGAGAGCCACGGCGTAAAGGTGCATGTAGTAAGCGGCGAAGAAGACAGGAAGACAGCCCGACAGGAACTGGTAGAGGACCTGCTAAGTATCGTCACCAGCTTTGCGGGCAGGCTTTACGGCACAAGGAGCAAGAGGAAGGAGGAAGTAATTCAAAGGGTGAGGGAGGTGATTTCATCTGCTGGCGACATACCAGACGCGGATTGA
- a CDS encoding ADP-ribosylglycohydrolase family protein, with the protein MPFQPGSRDRVIGAFLGTFVGDALGMPVEGWTAEEICAHYGEVREMLPGRLRAGTYTDDTEMMIGLAESLLRCQGIDGDDLARTFCRNFNTRRGYGPGTAAVLDLISQGKPWEEASQMVFPGGSYGNGAAMRVAPVACFYAREPAQLRRAAIVSARVTHAHPLAMEGAALQAYAISLSLSSTGPIDAFKFVEKLRDFLSPEGEEYRKKLGCVEELLRSTPSRDEVIARLGNDSRATHSVCTAIYAFLRHLESFEEALVYAVNLGGDTDTIGAMTGAISGAYHGKDGIPPRWLDKLENGSKGRRYVEELAAELWKVVYLAG; encoded by the coding sequence ATGCCTTTTCAGCCCGGTTCCCGTGATAGAGTCATTGGTGCCTTTTTGGGAACATTTGTAGGAGATGCCTTAGGCATGCCCGTTGAGGGCTGGACTGCTGAAGAAATTTGTGCACATTACGGCGAAGTGCGGGAAATGCTCCCGGGCCGGCTGAGGGCGGGGACGTATACCGATGATACGGAAATGATGATCGGCCTTGCCGAGTCGCTTCTCCGCTGCCAGGGTATCGATGGGGACGACTTAGCCCGGACTTTCTGCCGTAACTTCAATACTAGACGCGGGTATGGTCCTGGGACAGCGGCTGTACTTGATTTGATCAGTCAAGGCAAACCGTGGGAAGAAGCTTCGCAGATGGTTTTTCCGGGCGGGTCTTACGGGAACGGCGCGGCTATGCGGGTGGCGCCCGTAGCCTGTTTTTATGCCCGGGAGCCAGCTCAACTGAGACGGGCAGCCATTGTTTCTGCCCGGGTGACCCATGCTCACCCTCTAGCGATGGAAGGTGCGGCGCTTCAGGCTTATGCGATATCGTTGAGCTTGAGTTCCACGGGTCCCATAGATGCTTTCAAGTTCGTGGAGAAATTAAGGGATTTTTTGTCTCCGGAGGGGGAGGAATACAGGAAAAAGCTTGGTTGTGTGGAGGAACTGCTCCGGTCGACACCATCCCGCGATGAGGTTATCGCCCGGCTGGGCAACGATTCTCGGGCCACCCACTCCGTTTGCACCGCCATATACGCTTTTCTACGGCATCTGGAAAGTTTTGAGGAAGCCCTGGTATACGCGGTAAACCTGGGCGGCGATACAGACACCATCGGAGCGATGACCGGAGCCATCAGCGGCGCCTATCACGGCAAGGACGGAATTCCACCGAGATGGTTAGACAAGTTAGAAAACGGGTCCAAAGGCAGACGTTACGTGGAAGAACTCGCGGCGGAATTGTGGAAGGTTGTGTATCTGGCTGGATAA